The following DNA comes from Anopheles coustani chromosome 2, idAnoCousDA_361_x.2, whole genome shotgun sequence.
ataaaattatcaaaaaagtTGAGATACAGAaaagctttgttttatttgaagttaaacaaattttgtaatacaaaaattataaaaacaaatcttgatgaaacttttttaaaatgtcaaaTACCTTTGTAATTGACCAACCTGGCGTTGACATTATGAACTATTTGTTAATCTTTTAGAGACTGTTGtaacaaattattttgattttgtgttccttgtaaaacagttttgaaactattttataTGCATCAACATGAATTATTGttagttaaaaaatgttaGAGTTATTGTTGTTAAACTACAACATCTCAAAGTTCAAAGAAGATTGTGTAATCGTCACTTATgaattttttatgctttcatGGTATTTTTTCAATGCCAATAACTTTTACCATAGTTTCTAATCatgctttaaaaataattaaattgagAATTAAACGaaagaaccctttctggaaaGACAGGCTAGGCTGAACTCACCACGTGTCCGATGGCCGACTGGCTATGGATCCTTTACGGTTCATCTCCCGTCCACTTTATTACCCTAAAGGCCGTTAACAGCCTAAGACCTATTTGCTCGCAACGGCAATCCATCTTCCTGCCGATCAATTCCGGGCGGCAATTTGCATGCTGCTCATGCGGCGACTAATCGTTCAATTACTGCCCGCTCCAGCCTCATATATCGGGCGACCTCGTGCGGGTTcggcatcgatcgatcgccatCAGCGAAATTGCGCCTTCTCCCCGCGGAATTAGTATGAAGCGGATCCGTCGGATTGACATTCGCGGATGCGGTAACCGATGATACCTCACTGTGGATAATCTGACACATAAAATCTGCCAATTTATTGTGTATGGGAATTGCGCAAAGTACGCGGAGTGTGCGTGTGCTGGTGAGGGTGTGCGGTTGCTACTTGTTAGCAACTTTGCTAGACACTGTAGGCAAGCGATCGCATTCCCGGAGGGTGTCATAAACCTCCCCACGTGCACCTTTTCAGAACACACGGAACTCGAGCTAATCAGGtggttctcctcctcctcctcctcctctcgtCCGCAGATCGTGCTCCTTGCCGCGCTGGTCGCCGCTGCCTCGGCCCAGCTCCGTCCGCTGCCGATCCCGCTGGCCCGCAACCCGGCCGTCTACGGGGGTCCGGAGGCGAACGCCGTCATCCTGAACCAGGTCTACGAGCCCAACCCGGACGGTTCGTACATCTACAGCTATGAGACGAGCAACGGCATTCGGGCGGAGCAGCGTGGCTTCCTGAAGAACCCGGGCACCCCCGGTGAGGCGCAGGTCATGCAGGGCTCGTACTCCTACACCGGCCCGGACGGTGTAGTCTACACGATCAACTACATCGCCGACGAGAACGGATACCGCGCCGAGGGTGCCCACATCCCGTCCGCTCCCCGGTACAACCCGCGCTATCCTGGCCAGTTCCAGTGAGCGCGCGGCAATCGGTTTCAGGACGACGGACGACGCATCCTGACGAGTGGCAGCAGCAACCGAAGCACCAAACACCACCGCCTTCAACAGCAAATCGATATTTATTAGCTAAAGTTCGCGCTGCTAAAGATCACGCCGACGTCGGCCACGAGCCGCGTGCATccacgcgcgtgtgtgtaaTGATATTATGCATAACCCCTTTCCACTGTCGTGTAAGTTTGTTCATACTCATCGGTCACTTTGGGGCCACCCCATTAGCCATTAGGTAGCGCCGGCCATCCCAGACCGTCATCCATGACAGCCTCCTTCTTCCGCGGAGGTCCGCGTGGCCTTCGCGATCGGCGGAGACATTTAGCTCGTACGAGACTAATGACGCGATGGCACCCCCGGTTCGGCGCTGTTCAAGGCGTACTTTTGTAAAATAACTTTACCATACCATCGACCGTCCAGCCGTATACCACTCTTGTTTATGTATCCATCTTCTAGTAGCGTTTTGAAGCGTCGTGTGTTACGCGTACGATTACAATAAACCAGCAAATAGCCTTCGCAAAAAGAGGCCACACAGATATGTCCAGACGGAGTGTTACTTCTTTGGATTGTCTAATTTATAATACTGTTGTTCAGGACTGAAAGAAAACTAATAAGGAAAAGGAGGATATATTAATGAACTCATTACAATCTTGACCTGCGAAATGATTGAGATATAGCAATAGTTTGCATTTCACTCACCATTTTCAAACTAATatttagtttcaatgacaCGGAAAGCTTTTCGAAGTGGCAGTTATATGAAAGTATGGAGTAGAAAACAAGTTTCGCTTGA
Coding sequences within:
- the LOC131262366 gene encoding cuticle protein CP14.6-like, whose product is MKFIVLLAALVAAASAQLRPLPIPLARNPAVYGGPEANAVILNQVYEPNPDGSYIYSYETSNGIRAEQRGFLKNPGTPGEAQVMQGSYSYTGPDGVVYTINYIADENGYRAEGAHIPSAPRYNPRYPGQFQ